From Acinetobacter suaedae, one genomic window encodes:
- a CDS encoding urea amidolyase associated protein UAAP2, with amino-acid sequence MTSLHTFEKATLSEVCPAGEAWMCEVKKGQYFRIIDLEGNQAVDTLFISAENPEERYSATDTLAMNQYIYLEKGTSLYSNFGRLIAVIHDDNCGRHDTLGGACSCESNTVRYAHETYPMHSCRNNFMYALAKHPIAKKHNLNVRHIGPNINFFMNVPVTSDGHLKFDDGISAPGKFVEIKAEMDLIVLISNCPQLNNPCNAYNPTPIQLVIRDGEEA; translated from the coding sequence ATGACGAGTTTACATACTTTTGAAAAAGCAACATTAAGTGAAGTTTGTCCTGCGGGTGAAGCATGGATGTGCGAAGTCAAAAAAGGGCAATACTTTCGGATTATCGATTTAGAGGGCAACCAAGCTGTTGATACGTTGTTTATCTCAGCAGAAAATCCTGAAGAGCGTTATAGCGCTACAGATACGCTTGCCATGAATCAATATATCTATTTAGAAAAAGGCACATCTTTATACAGTAACTTTGGACGGTTAATTGCAGTCATTCATGATGATAACTGTGGTCGTCATGACACGTTGGGTGGCGCATGTTCTTGCGAAAGTAATACTGTGCGCTATGCACATGAAACTTATCCTATGCATAGTTGCCGCAACAATTTCATGTATGCCTTAGCCAAACATCCCATCGCGAAAAAGCACAATTTGAATGTGCGTCACATTGGTCCAAATATCAATTTCTTTATGAATGTTCCTGTCACATCTGATGGACATTTGAAATTTGATGATGGTATTTCTGCACCGGGTAAATTTGTCGAGATCAAAGCAGAAATGGATTTAATCGTGCTGATCTCTAATTGCCCGCAACTGAATAATCCATGTAATGCCTATAACCCGACACCGATCCAATTAGTGATTCGTGATGGTGAGGAGGCTTAG
- a CDS encoding LysE family translocator, giving the protein MEHLTQTMTYVLTLGLAAILPGPGMTSLMFKTLVQGYKNGLMMLCGLITGDITFLLISIFLFSSLHHFSPHLVFYLILLSSSYLLYLAYKFWFFNGNLLENEAPENLKNTLFSYKDGLLITLSNPKTISFYLAIVPAIFGAQSLQKQSWFLVSITIFTLAIIGGLYVFFSWNLKKVLSDIKVQTILLRTLSVMMGILALGMFYREFNIQYLA; this is encoded by the coding sequence ATGGAACATCTCACACAAACAATGACCTATGTTTTAACTTTAGGATTAGCCGCAATCCTCCCTGGACCAGGCATGACTAGTCTTATGTTTAAGACTTTAGTACAGGGATATAAAAATGGACTGATGATGCTGTGTGGTCTTATCACAGGAGATATCACTTTTTTATTGATTTCAATTTTTCTTTTTTCTTCTCTTCATCATTTCAGTCCACATTTGGTTTTTTATTTGATACTACTATCAAGTTCGTACCTGCTTTACTTAGCTTATAAGTTTTGGTTTTTTAACGGTAATCTTTTGGAAAATGAAGCACCTGAAAATCTCAAAAACACGCTTTTTTCCTATAAAGATGGACTGTTAATTACTTTGAGTAATCCTAAAACTATTTCATTTTATCTTGCGATTGTACCTGCTATCTTCGGCGCGCAGTCATTGCAAAAGCAAAGCTGGTTTTTAGTGTCTATTACCATCTTCACGCTTGCCATCATTGGCGGACTTTATGTCTTTTTTTCGTGGAATCTAAAGAAAGTACTCAGTGATATAAAAGTACAAACCATTTTATTAAGAACGCTGTCTGTCATGATGGGTATATTGGCTTTGGGAATGTTTTATAGAGAATTTAACATTCAATATTTAGCATAA
- a CDS encoding Lrp/AsnC family transcriptional regulator translates to MPNLKIDKTDARILELLQKDSRTTNADLSEQLGLSTSPCWRRVKHLEDTKVIKGYGVLLDRKKLGLGVMVFVRVSIDSHSEREAKKFEEEVTALDYVVACYSIGGDADFLLQVVSPDLDTYAEFSMTTIRRLPGIKEMQSMFVLKEIKPFLCFPVKPQK, encoded by the coding sequence ATGCCTAATTTAAAAATTGATAAAACTGATGCAAGAATTTTAGAGTTGTTGCAAAAAGACTCAAGAACCACAAATGCTGACTTATCAGAACAGTTAGGTCTTTCAACCTCGCCCTGTTGGCGAAGAGTCAAACATTTAGAAGACACCAAAGTCATCAAAGGATACGGCGTTTTACTTGATCGCAAAAAACTTGGCTTAGGTGTGATGGTGTTTGTCCGTGTATCGATTGATAGTCATAGCGAAAGAGAGGCAAAGAAATTTGAAGAAGAAGTCACTGCCTTAGATTATGTCGTTGCATGTTATAGCATTGGAGGCGATGCAGACTTTTTGTTGCAAGTCGTATCACCAGATCTCGATACCTATGCTGAATTTTCAATGACGACCATTCGAAGATTGCCCGGAATCAAAGAAATGCAAAGTATGTTTGTGCTGAAGGAAATAAAGCCCTTTTTATGTTTTCCAGTAAAGCCTCAGAAATAA
- the uca gene encoding urea carboxylase — MFNKVLIANRGAIACRVIRTLKKLGIQSVAVYSEADRDSLHVTLADEAIYIGDAPASQSYLNVDKILEVAKQTGANAIHPGYGFLSENAEFCDLCESQGIAFIGPNSAQMRAFGLKHTARELAIEANVPLLPGSQLLADEAEALVEAERIGYPVMLKSTAGGGGIGMRLIWNAEELKDAFATVSYLAQANFKDAGLYLEKFVQNARHIEVQIFGDGQGQVLALGERDCSVQRRNQKVIEETPAPHLNDQQRSYIQTVAIQLMQSVNYRSAGTVEFVMDTDTQDFYFLEVNTRLQVEHGVTEQVYGVDLVEWMVTLASGDWTAPTQSLKSVGHSIQVRLYAEDPIKNFQPSAGLLTFVEFDDQARNETWVETGSTVSSFYDPMIAKIIVTANDRDAAIQAMNHTLAKTQVAGIETNLEYLQNIIDCEVFKAGTQTTRFLNTFEWKTQKIEVLQAGIQTSIQDVTGRLGYWDVGVPPSGAIDPLSLNVANQLLGNASNSAGLECTLHGPTLKFHCDSQIVLAGGDMPSTLDGEHIPMWQTVNVKKGQILKCGKIITGCRTYIGIKGGLNVPKYLGSQATFTLGQFGGHAGRNLLIGDMLPITSFSSDQQTSLNAEQVPTFSNSWEIAVMYGPHGAPDFFTKQDIDAFFEHSFEVHFNSSRTGIRLIGPKPEWAREDGGEAGLHPSNIHDNAYAIGAIDFTGDMPIILGPDGPSLGGFVCPAVVVHSELWKLGQLKAGDKVKFVPIRYEQATQLNQTYHHMLSTEHLNAVQFGQSFYVEFDSLNDAVLDRLDGQDHTPNVVYRPAGNNYMLVEYGELVLDLNLRFRIHALMQWVKDQNIIGIIDLTPGIRSLQIHYDSLKLDQQNLLNLLKQAETELPDVTEMQVPSRTVYLPLAWEDSQTQLATERYMQTVRPDAPWCPDNIEFIRRINGLKDKQAVKDVVYNANYLVMGLGDVYLGAPVATPLDPRQRLVTTKYNPARTWTPENAVGIGGAYMCVYGMEGPGGYQFVGRTTQMWSRYRRNADFEQGKPWLLRFFDQIKFYEVSETELMQMREDFKAGRLKLRIEEGILNLKEYNQFLSDNAETISSFKATQQANFDAERRRWHEAGLAEYVSESLDAVDEGETVIIPDGGCAVESHMPGSIWKIECQSGDIVEEGATLAVIEAMKIEIPIVAPERMKVESITIEKGQTVKTGQVLFTLAPVI; from the coding sequence ATGTTTAATAAAGTTTTAATCGCCAATCGTGGAGCGATTGCATGTCGTGTTATTCGAACACTAAAAAAATTAGGTATCCAATCCGTTGCTGTCTACTCTGAGGCAGACCGAGATTCATTGCATGTGACCTTAGCGGATGAAGCGATTTATATCGGTGATGCACCCGCGAGTCAAAGTTACCTCAATGTTGACAAAATTTTAGAAGTCGCCAAACAAACAGGTGCGAATGCCATCCATCCGGGTTACGGTTTTCTATCTGAAAATGCTGAATTTTGTGATCTATGTGAATCACAAGGAATTGCATTTATCGGTCCAAACTCAGCTCAAATGCGTGCATTTGGTTTAAAACATACCGCTAGAGAACTTGCAATCGAAGCAAATGTGCCGCTATTGCCAGGTAGCCAACTTTTGGCTGATGAAGCAGAAGCATTAGTTGAAGCAGAGCGTATTGGTTATCCTGTGATGCTAAAAAGTACTGCAGGCGGTGGTGGTATCGGCATGCGCTTGATATGGAATGCTGAAGAACTTAAAGATGCTTTCGCAACAGTTTCTTATCTTGCGCAGGCAAACTTTAAAGATGCAGGACTGTATTTGGAGAAATTCGTACAGAATGCTCGCCACATCGAGGTGCAAATATTTGGTGATGGTCAAGGACAAGTTTTAGCGTTAGGTGAACGAGATTGTTCTGTTCAACGTCGCAATCAAAAAGTTATTGAGGAAACCCCAGCACCACATTTAAATGATCAACAACGTTCATATATTCAGACTGTTGCAATTCAACTTATGCAATCCGTGAATTATCGTTCAGCGGGTACTGTTGAGTTTGTGATGGATACGGACACGCAAGACTTTTACTTTTTGGAAGTAAATACCCGTCTACAAGTTGAACATGGTGTCACAGAACAAGTATACGGCGTGGATTTGGTTGAATGGATGGTCACACTTGCGAGTGGCGACTGGACAGCACCAACACAATCTTTGAAATCAGTAGGACATTCGATACAAGTTCGTTTGTATGCAGAAGACCCGATCAAAAACTTCCAACCGAGTGCAGGTTTACTGACCTTTGTTGAATTTGATGATCAAGCACGTAATGAAACATGGGTAGAAACTGGCTCAACTGTTTCCTCATTTTACGATCCTATGATTGCTAAAATTATCGTCACGGCAAATGATCGAGATGCGGCTATTCAAGCCATGAATCATACCCTAGCCAAAACTCAGGTTGCAGGTATCGAAACCAATCTTGAATATTTACAGAATATTATTGATTGTGAAGTGTTTAAAGCGGGTACTCAAACCACTCGTTTCCTTAATACTTTTGAGTGGAAAACTCAAAAAATTGAGGTATTGCAAGCTGGCATTCAAACTTCCATACAAGATGTTACTGGGCGTTTAGGTTACTGGGATGTGGGTGTACCACCGTCTGGAGCAATTGACCCTTTATCTTTAAATGTGGCAAACCAACTACTTGGCAATGCATCTAATAGTGCAGGTTTAGAATGTACCTTGCATGGACCTACACTAAAGTTTCACTGTGATAGCCAAATCGTGCTTGCAGGTGGTGACATGCCATCAACCTTAGACGGTGAGCACATTCCAATGTGGCAAACGGTGAATGTCAAGAAAGGGCAAATTCTTAAATGTGGCAAAATCATCACAGGATGTAGAACGTATATTGGCATCAAAGGTGGTTTGAATGTTCCCAAATACTTGGGTTCACAAGCGACTTTTACCTTAGGTCAATTTGGTGGTCACGCAGGACGTAATTTGTTAATTGGTGATATGTTGCCAATCACTTCGTTTAGTTCAGACCAACAAACAAGTTTAAATGCAGAACAAGTCCCGACATTCTCAAACAGTTGGGAAATTGCGGTGATGTATGGTCCGCATGGTGCGCCTGATTTTTTCACCAAACAAGATATTGATGCCTTCTTTGAACATTCCTTCGAAGTACATTTCAATTCAAGCCGTACAGGAATTCGCTTGATCGGACCAAAGCCAGAATGGGCGCGTGAAGATGGCGGCGAAGCAGGTTTACATCCTTCCAATATTCATGACAATGCCTATGCTATTGGAGCAATCGACTTTACTGGAGACATGCCAATCATTTTAGGTCCTGATGGTCCGAGTCTTGGTGGTTTTGTTTGCCCAGCAGTCGTTGTTCATTCTGAACTTTGGAAATTAGGTCAATTAAAAGCAGGAGACAAAGTTAAATTTGTTCCTATTCGATATGAACAAGCAACCCAATTAAATCAAACCTATCATCATATGCTCAGTACAGAGCATCTCAATGCTGTGCAATTCGGTCAAAGCTTTTATGTTGAGTTTGATAGCTTAAATGATGCCGTATTAGATCGTTTAGATGGTCAAGATCATACGCCAAATGTTGTTTATCGCCCCGCTGGTAATAACTACATGTTGGTTGAGTATGGCGAATTGGTTTTAGACCTGAATTTGAGATTCCGCATACATGCATTAATGCAGTGGGTTAAAGATCAAAACATCATAGGTATCATTGATCTAACACCGGGAATACGTTCACTTCAAATTCATTATGACTCACTCAAACTGGATCAACAGAATTTATTGAACCTACTCAAACAAGCCGAAACAGAATTGCCTGATGTGACTGAAATGCAAGTTCCTTCACGTACTGTGTATTTACCTTTGGCTTGGGAAGACTCTCAAACGCAGTTGGCAACTGAACGTTATATGCAAACGGTGCGTCCAGATGCACCGTGGTGTCCAGACAATATCGAATTTATCCGTCGCATTAATGGTCTAAAAGATAAGCAAGCTGTAAAAGACGTGGTGTATAACGCAAATTATTTGGTGATGGGCTTAGGAGATGTATATCTCGGTGCACCAGTTGCAACACCGCTTGATCCACGTCAACGACTCGTAACGACCAAATATAATCCTGCACGAACGTGGACACCTGAAAATGCTGTCGGAATCGGCGGTGCTTATATGTGTGTCTATGGGATGGAAGGACCGGGTGGCTATCAATTTGTGGGTAGAACAACGCAAATGTGGTCTCGCTATCGTAGAAATGCAGACTTTGAGCAAGGTAAACCGTGGTTATTGCGCTTCTTTGATCAGATTAAATTCTATGAAGTTTCTGAAACAGAACTCATGCAAATGCGTGAGGATTTTAAGGCAGGACGACTCAAACTCAGAATTGAAGAAGGTATTTTAAACCTCAAAGAATATAATCAATTCTTATCAGACAATGCTGAAACCATTTCAAGTTTTAAAGCAACTCAACAAGCTAACTTTGATGCTGAGCGTCGTCGTTGGCATGAGGCAGGGCTTGCGGAATATGTCTCAGAGAGTTTGGATGCTGTTGATGAGGGTGAAACGGTCATCATTCCTGATGGTGGTTGTGCAGTTGAATCACATATGCCGGGTTCGATTTGGAAAATTGAATGTCAATCTGGTGATATCGTTGAGGAAGGAGCAACGCTAGCGGTCATCGAGGCTATGAAAATCGAAATTCCGATTGTTGCTCCCGAACGTATGAAAGTTGAAAGCATTACTATCGAAAAAGGACAAACTGTTAAAACAGGGCAGGTGTTATTTACGCTAGCGCCAGTGATTTGA
- a CDS encoding urea amidolyase associated protein UAAP1, with protein sequence MRMSEYHNNQILWTEKLPGGHHWSGRVQKGTVLQFKALASNANVSLFCVNAEDKLERYNMPDTLKGQHTAFLTTGNVLYSDLGRVMASIVKDDHGWNDTFCGASRPEQISKQFGQRRFQDARNEMYQNGVDGLLVEMAKFSLSQTDLSATVNLFSKVSPNDQGALTYTQSDNTSQIIELRFEMDCLVFLSAAPHGLDNSSLYQPSDIQLSLYKANPLADHDICRDACPQNQRAFQNNARYYALSSAY encoded by the coding sequence ATGCGAATGAGCGAATATCATAACAACCAGATCCTTTGGACTGAAAAACTACCGGGTGGTCATCATTGGTCTGGACGAGTTCAGAAAGGGACAGTTTTACAATTCAAAGCGTTAGCTTCAAACGCCAATGTTTCACTGTTTTGTGTGAATGCTGAAGATAAACTCGAACGTTACAACATGCCAGACACCTTAAAAGGGCAACATACTGCATTTTTAACGACGGGCAATGTTTTGTATTCAGATTTAGGGCGTGTCATGGCATCGATCGTTAAAGATGACCATGGTTGGAATGATACGTTCTGTGGGGCGAGTCGTCCTGAGCAAATCAGCAAACAATTTGGTCAACGTCGTTTTCAAGATGCACGAAATGAAATGTACCAAAACGGTGTAGATGGCTTATTAGTAGAGATGGCGAAATTTTCACTGTCACAGACTGATTTAAGCGCAACCGTAAACCTTTTCTCAAAAGTGAGCCCCAATGATCAAGGTGCTCTAACCTATACCCAATCAGACAATACCAGCCAAATCATTGAATTACGTTTTGAAATGGATTGTTTGGTTTTTCTTTCTGCTGCTCCCCATGGTTTAGATAACAGTTCGCTCTATCAACCAAGCGATATTCAATTGTCTTTATATAAAGCCAATCCTTTAGCCGACCACGATATTTGTCGTGATGCCTGTCCACAAAATCAGCGTGCTTTTCAAAACAACGCACGTTACTACGCATTGAGTTCAGCATATTAA